One Nonomuraea angiospora DNA segment encodes these proteins:
- a CDS encoding FAD-binding and (Fe-S)-binding domain-containing protein — protein sequence MSVTHSEKQRLTAPDPAVLAAVEAAVPGITRTRATDRLGMAHDASHYLLTPQAVLVPESAEQVAALMRAGLPLTFRSGGTSLSGQGVSEHLLVDTRRHFRGIEVLDGGARVRVQPGAVLRQVNARLAAHGRKLGPDPASESACTIGGVVANNSSGMTCGTHANTYRTLESLVLVLPSGTVVDTAAPDADARLRALEPELAQGLERLRDRVRGNPESVRRVTAQFALKNTMGYGLNSFLDHDTPAQILAHLAIGSEGTLGFVAQAVLRTVPAHRLAATGLLVFPTLRRAMAAMPQLVSAGPAAVELLDAESLRVAQRDPKADDVLRTLTVRDHAALLVEWQESDPEPLAEHERTAERLFPTLDLAAPARLSRDAGGRAALWHIRKGLYASVAGARPSGTTALLEDVAVPVPVLADLCDDLAGLFAKHSYERSVIFGHAKDGNLHFMLNERFDTDLERYADFTEDMVAAVLDRGGTLKAEHGTGRVMAPFVRRQYGDELFEVMREVKRLCDPAGTLNPGVVLTDDPHAHLRDLKSVVTVEPEVDRCVECGYCEPVCPSRDLTTTPRQRIVLRRELAAAREAGDHALAERLEEEYGYDAVDTCAVDGMCATACPVLINTGDLTKRLREERHGRAARAGWKSAAKHWNGVTRALDLALDAAAAAPASLAEGASRAARAVAGQDAVPQWSRDLPRGGTPRRPAPAEDADAVFVPSCLNTLFAPAEGGPGAMAALLSLAERAGVRLRVPDGIGSLCCGTPWSSKGLTDGYEVMRRRVRDALATATDGGRIPVVSDAASCTEGFERLTAAASPAVRVLDAVAFTAEHLLPRLPEARRLPSLALHPTCSSTRLGLDAAITRVAETVAERVVVPDGWQCCAFAGDRGLLHPELTASATRAEAAAVAREDFAAHASVNRTCELGLTRATGRPYHHLLELLDRVTTP from the coding sequence ATGAGCGTCACCCATTCCGAGAAGCAGCGGCTGACCGCCCCGGACCCCGCCGTCCTGGCGGCGGTCGAGGCCGCCGTGCCCGGGATCACCCGTACGCGGGCCACCGACCGGCTCGGCATGGCCCATGACGCCTCCCACTACCTGCTCACCCCGCAGGCGGTCCTGGTGCCGGAGAGTGCCGAGCAGGTGGCGGCGCTCATGCGGGCCGGGCTGCCGCTGACGTTCCGCTCCGGCGGCACCAGCCTGAGCGGGCAGGGCGTGAGCGAGCACCTGCTGGTCGACACCCGGCGGCACTTCCGCGGCATCGAGGTGCTCGACGGCGGCGCCCGGGTCCGCGTGCAGCCGGGCGCCGTGCTGCGCCAGGTCAACGCCCGGCTGGCCGCCCACGGCCGCAAGCTCGGCCCCGACCCGGCCAGCGAGTCGGCCTGCACGATCGGCGGCGTCGTCGCCAACAACTCCAGCGGCATGACCTGCGGCACGCACGCCAACACGTACCGGACGCTGGAGTCGCTGGTCCTCGTGCTGCCCAGCGGCACCGTCGTCGACACCGCCGCCCCCGATGCCGACGCGCGGCTGCGCGCCCTGGAGCCCGAGCTGGCGCAGGGCCTGGAACGGCTGCGCGACCGGGTCCGCGGCAACCCGGAGTCGGTGCGGCGGGTCACCGCCCAGTTCGCCCTGAAGAACACCATGGGGTACGGCCTCAACAGCTTCCTCGACCACGACACGCCCGCGCAGATCCTCGCCCACCTCGCGATCGGCAGCGAGGGGACCCTGGGCTTCGTCGCGCAGGCCGTCCTGCGCACGGTCCCGGCCCACCGCCTGGCCGCGACCGGCCTGCTCGTCTTCCCCACGCTGCGTCGGGCGATGGCGGCGATGCCGCAGCTCGTCTCCGCCGGCCCCGCCGCCGTCGAGCTGCTGGACGCCGAGTCCCTGCGGGTGGCCCAGCGCGACCCCAAGGCCGACGACGTGCTGCGCACGCTGACCGTGCGGGACCACGCCGCGCTCCTGGTCGAGTGGCAGGAGTCGGACCCCGAACCGCTCGCCGAGCACGAGCGCACGGCCGAGCGGCTGTTCCCCACGCTCGACCTGGCCGCCCCGGCGCGGCTGAGCAGGGACGCGGGCGGCCGGGCCGCGCTCTGGCACATCCGCAAGGGCCTGTACGCCTCCGTCGCCGGCGCCCGCCCCAGCGGCACCACCGCGCTCCTGGAGGACGTCGCCGTCCCGGTGCCCGTCCTGGCCGACCTGTGCGACGACCTGGCCGGCCTGTTCGCCAAGCACAGCTACGAGCGCAGCGTCATCTTCGGCCACGCCAAGGACGGCAACCTGCACTTCATGCTCAACGAGCGCTTCGACACCGACCTGGAGCGCTACGCCGACTTCACCGAGGACATGGTCGCCGCGGTGCTCGACCGGGGCGGCACGCTCAAGGCCGAGCACGGCACCGGCCGCGTCATGGCCCCGTTCGTCCGCCGCCAGTACGGCGACGAGCTGTTCGAGGTGATGCGCGAGGTCAAGCGCCTGTGCGACCCGGCGGGCACGCTCAACCCGGGCGTCGTCCTCACCGACGACCCGCACGCCCACCTGCGCGACCTCAAGAGCGTCGTCACCGTCGAGCCCGAGGTCGACCGGTGCGTGGAGTGCGGCTACTGCGAGCCCGTCTGCCCCAGCCGCGACCTGACCACCACGCCCCGCCAGCGCATCGTGCTGCGCCGGGAGCTGGCCGCCGCCCGGGAGGCGGGCGACCACGCGCTGGCGGAGCGGCTGGAGGAGGAGTACGGCTACGACGCCGTGGACACCTGCGCCGTGGACGGCATGTGCGCCACCGCCTGCCCCGTCCTCATCAACACCGGCGACCTGACCAAACGCCTGCGCGAAGAGCGCCACGGCCGCGCCGCCCGCGCGGGCTGGAAGTCGGCCGCCAAGCACTGGAACGGCGTGACCCGCGCCCTGGACCTGGCGCTCGACGCCGCCGCCGCGGCCCCGGCCTCGCTCGCCGAGGGCGCCAGCAGGGCCGCCCGCGCCGTGGCGGGCCAGGACGCCGTCCCGCAGTGGAGCCGCGACCTGCCCCGGGGCGGGACGCCCCGCCGCCCGGCCCCGGCCGAGGACGCCGACGCCGTGTTCGTCCCGTCCTGCCTGAACACCCTGTTCGCCCCGGCCGAGGGCGGCCCCGGCGCGATGGCCGCGCTGCTGAGCCTGGCCGAGCGGGCGGGCGTGCGGCTGCGCGTGCCCGACGGGATCGGCAGTCTGTGCTGCGGCACGCCCTGGTCGTCGAAGGGCCTCACCGACGGCTACGAGGTGATGCGCCGCCGGGTCCGGGACGCGCTGGCGACGGCCACGGACGGCGGCCGCATCCCGGTCGTCAGCGACGCCGCCTCCTGCACCGAGGGCTTCGAGCGCCTCACCGCCGCGGCCTCACCCGCCGTCCGGGTGCTCGACGCGGTCGCCTTCACGGCCGAGCACCTCCTGCCGCGCCTGCCCGAGGCGCGCCGGCTGCCCTCGCTGGCCCTGCACCCGACCTGCTCCTCGACCCGGCTCGGCCTCGACGCCGCCATCACCCGCGTCGCCGAGACGGTCGCCGAACGGGTCGTCGTGCCGGACGGCTGGCAGTGCTGCGCCTTCGCCGGCGACCGCGGCCTGCTCCACCCCGAGCTGACCGCCTCCGCCACCCGGGCGGAGGCCGCCGCCGTGGCGCGGGAGGACTTCGCCGCCCACGCCTCGGTCAACCGCACGTGCGAGCTCGGCCTGACCCGCGCCACCGGCAGGCCGTACCACCACCTCCTGGAGCTGCTGGACCGGGTCACTACCCCTTGA
- a CDS encoding fumarylacetoacetate hydrolase family protein, which produces MYLMRIGAPGAEKPVVRVDESHYIDVSDVTPDFDERFFAAGGAALLADRVARGDAREFAGERVGAPIARPHQILCIGLNYSDHAAETGQAVPAEPILFTKSPNTLIGPYDEVRIPRGSTKTDWEVELGIVIGRRTSYLDSVEEAAGAIAGYCVVNDVSERAFQMERGGQWSKGKSAETFNPAGPWLVTPDEIPDVKNLGMWLDVNGVRRQTGTTKTMIFDPYLIVHHLSQFMVLEPGDLINTGTPPGVGMGHNPPIWLQPGDVIELGIDRLGSQRQQVLGPR; this is translated from the coding sequence TTGTACCTGATGCGCATCGGCGCGCCCGGCGCCGAGAAGCCCGTCGTCCGCGTGGACGAGTCCCACTACATCGACGTCTCGGACGTCACGCCCGACTTCGACGAGCGCTTCTTCGCAGCGGGCGGCGCCGCGCTGCTGGCGGACCGGGTCGCCCGGGGCGACGCGCGCGAGTTCGCCGGTGAGCGCGTCGGCGCGCCGATCGCCCGGCCGCACCAGATCCTGTGCATCGGCCTGAACTACAGCGACCACGCCGCCGAGACCGGCCAGGCCGTCCCGGCCGAGCCGATCCTGTTCACCAAGTCGCCCAACACCCTGATCGGCCCGTACGACGAGGTGCGCATCCCGCGCGGCTCCACGAAGACAGACTGGGAGGTCGAGCTCGGCATCGTCATCGGCCGGCGCACCTCCTACCTGGACTCCGTGGAGGAGGCGGCCGGCGCCATCGCCGGCTACTGCGTGGTCAACGACGTCAGCGAGCGCGCCTTCCAGATGGAGCGCGGCGGCCAGTGGTCCAAGGGCAAGTCCGCCGAGACCTTCAACCCGGCCGGCCCCTGGCTGGTCACCCCGGACGAGATCCCCGACGTCAAGAACCTGGGCATGTGGCTCGACGTCAACGGCGTGCGCCGCCAGACCGGCACCACCAAGACCATGATCTTCGACCCGTATCTCATCGTGCACCACCTGAGCCAGTTCATGGTGCTGGAGCCGGGTGACCTGATCAACACCGGCACCCCGCCCGGCGTCGGCATGGGGCACAACCCGCCCATCTGGCTCCAGCCCGGCGACGTCATCGAGCTCGGCATCGACAGGCTCGGCAGCCAGCGCCAGCAGGTTCTGGGCCCGAGGTAA
- a CDS encoding IclR family transcriptional regulator, with translation MSEMAAESKLVGSDRVLAVLAELARHPDGIGLEEMARAVASPKPTVHRALASLRRAGFAAQHGHGRYVLGDEFLRMAFAHHEARPDHVRVTPILRTLCERYGETVHYAVLEGTSVVYRSKLDPSDGAVRLTSVVGGRNPAHCTAVGKALLADALRTEDAVREWVGERRLELPTERSIGTVERLHAELVRIRELGYAVDDQENEPGVNCVAVLAYLTSPTVPSGAVSVSGLAYRTPLKSLVDDLPAIRGIVAGRETS, from the coding sequence ATGTCCGAGATGGCTGCCGAGTCGAAGCTCGTCGGATCCGACCGCGTGCTCGCGGTCCTGGCCGAGCTGGCTCGCCACCCCGACGGTATCGGCTTGGAGGAGATGGCCCGAGCGGTGGCCAGCCCCAAGCCGACGGTGCACCGCGCCCTCGCGTCGCTGCGCCGCGCCGGATTCGCGGCCCAGCACGGCCACGGGCGGTACGTGCTCGGCGACGAGTTCCTGCGGATGGCCTTCGCCCACCACGAGGCCCGGCCGGACCACGTCCGGGTCACGCCGATCCTGCGAACCCTGTGCGAGCGCTACGGCGAGACCGTGCACTACGCGGTGCTGGAGGGGACCTCGGTCGTCTACCGGTCCAAGCTCGACCCGTCCGACGGGGCCGTCCGCCTGACCTCCGTCGTCGGGGGCCGCAACCCGGCACACTGCACCGCCGTCGGCAAGGCGCTGCTCGCCGACGCCCTGCGCACCGAGGACGCGGTGCGCGAGTGGGTGGGGGAGCGGCGACTGGAGCTGCCGACCGAGCGCTCGATCGGCACGGTGGAGCGGCTGCACGCCGAGCTCGTGCGCATCCGCGAGCTGGGCTACGCCGTGGACGACCAGGAGAACGAGCCGGGCGTCAACTGCGTGGCGGTCCTGGCCTACCTGACCTCGCCCACCGTGCCCAGCGGCGCCGTCAGCGTCAGCGGGCTGGCCTACCGGACGCCGCTGAAGTCGCTCGTCGACGACCTGCCGGCCATCCGCGGCATCGTCGCCGGGCGGGAGACGTCGTGA
- a CDS encoding phosphatase PAP2 family protein — MRSDRARFPVVGPVVGPMVGPVVGPVALLVLGTVMGFAARMPAWTAVDTAVSDWVQSARGPWPTAVAQVLNVGFGTVMGPLLALALVAGVALSGRRRAAGRVLVVIAAGWGVSWVLKTVVARSRPPVSDALVYGLGPGSFPSGHVCLTLSIVIAVATLARHTRFHRPVLAAGLVLVAGQMLARVYLGAHYATDTLGSIVVAPAAIHVALNAYRPGLFNAPWTRWRAHDGSTGERPPGA; from the coding sequence ATGAGGTCGGACAGAGCGAGGTTCCCGGTGGTGGGCCCGGTGGTGGGCCCGATGGTGGGCCCGGTGGTGGGCCCGGTGGCGCTCCTCGTTCTCGGCACGGTGATGGGCTTCGCCGCCCGTATGCCCGCGTGGACCGCCGTCGACACCGCCGTGAGCGACTGGGTGCAGTCGGCCCGGGGGCCGTGGCCGACCGCGGTGGCGCAGGTCCTGAACGTGGGGTTCGGCACGGTCATGGGCCCGCTCCTCGCCCTCGCCCTCGTCGCGGGGGTGGCCCTCTCGGGCCGGCGGCGGGCCGCCGGGCGCGTGCTGGTGGTGATCGCCGCCGGGTGGGGCGTCAGCTGGGTGCTCAAGACCGTCGTCGCCCGTTCCCGGCCCCCGGTCTCCGACGCCCTGGTGTACGGCCTCGGCCCCGGCAGCTTCCCCAGCGGTCACGTGTGCCTGACCCTGTCGATCGTGATCGCCGTCGCGACCCTGGCCAGGCACACCCGCTTCCACCGGCCGGTGCTGGCTGCGGGCCTCGTGCTCGTGGCCGGTCAGATGCTGGCGCGGGTCTACCTGGGAGCGCATTACGCCACCGACACGCTGGGCTCGATCGTCGTGGCCCCCGCCGCGATCCATGTGGCGTTGAACGCGTACCGGCCGGGGCTGTTCAACGCGCCGTGGACGCGCTGGAGAGCCCACGATGGAAGCACTGGCGAGCGCCCGCCCGGCGCGTGA
- a CDS encoding MBL fold metallo-hydrolase, with amino-acid sequence MAQDMRLQAEPTERWWLRRGEPLGLRVPDLPPLTAVVVTNLATNHWDLRALRHLPAKDTTPLYVPTRGMARRARALGFRRAERLSWGRKLDLAPGLSMTVAPSGRTLVWPDNAYVFTTAGGRVVFFGGEMGEVAPLERFRADLALLPVNGLRPLFGPRLVMGPRQAVAGASALGAGILVPVHDAHGHDPLSRLFRTSGTASDAVALAGPELRVVDLPTGERWELDA; translated from the coding sequence ATGGCGCAGGACATGCGTCTCCAGGCCGAACCGACCGAACGGTGGTGGCTGCGCCGGGGCGAACCGCTGGGCCTGCGCGTTCCCGACCTTCCTCCGCTCACCGCCGTCGTGGTCACCAACCTGGCCACCAACCACTGGGACCTGCGCGCGCTGCGCCACCTCCCGGCCAAGGACACCACACCGCTGTACGTGCCCACGCGCGGCATGGCCCGCCGGGCCCGAGCCCTCGGATTCCGGCGGGCGGAGCGCCTGTCGTGGGGGCGGAAGCTCGACCTCGCGCCCGGCCTGTCCATGACGGTCGCGCCGTCCGGGCGGACCCTCGTCTGGCCCGACAACGCCTACGTCTTCACCACGGCGGGCGGCCGGGTCGTCTTCTTCGGAGGGGAGATGGGGGAGGTCGCGCCGCTGGAGCGGTTCCGGGCCGACCTGGCCCTGCTGCCCGTGAACGGGCTGCGCCCCCTCTTCGGGCCCCGCCTGGTCATGGGGCCCCGGCAGGCCGTCGCGGGGGCGTCCGCGCTCGGCGCCGGGATCCTGGTCCCCGTACACGACGCCCATGGGCACGACCCGCTGTCGCGGCTGTTCCGCACCAGCGGCACCGCCTCCGACGCCGTGGCGCTGGCGGGCCCCGAGCTGCGGGTGGTGGACCTGCCGACGGGCGAGCGCTGGGAGCTCGACGCTTGA
- a CDS encoding MerR family DNA-binding protein — MGLLAPARRAGGQRAYGRGDLERVALILMGKEAGFTLGELRVLLSAADPMDHRDLLRQHVQELERRISRALAAKELVEHALSCPHSFAECEHAREQIAGRIPEILEK; from the coding sequence ATGGGCCTGCTGGCGCCCGCGCGGCGCGCGGGCGGTCAGCGCGCCTACGGGCGGGGCGATCTCGAGCGGGTGGCGCTGATCCTCATGGGCAAGGAGGCCGGCTTCACGCTGGGCGAGTTGCGCGTGCTGCTGTCCGCCGCCGACCCGATGGACCACCGCGATCTGCTGCGCCAGCACGTTCAGGAGCTGGAACGGCGCATCTCGCGGGCGCTGGCCGCCAAGGAGCTCGTCGAGCATGCTCTGTCCTGCCCGCACAGCTTCGCCGAGTGCGAGCACGCCCGCGAGCAAATCGCCGGCCGCATCCCTGAGATCCTGGAGAAGTGA
- a CDS encoding NAD-dependent epimerase/dehydratase family protein, producing the protein MTGLPESVLVTGAAGNIGQVLRRTLLPKIARVRLSDLRDVGPLAAHEEFVPADLLDLDQVRAAVRGTEAVIHLGGVSDEAGFDAIKGPNLEGVYNVFEACRREGVRLVVNTSSNRITGFHPAGTTLDGEEAVRPDGLYGAAKAFGEALASLYADRFGLDVISVRVGSFEERPTEPRHLHTWLSHDDAARLYGACLTAPPGSGHVVVYGVSRNTRSWWTQNAAASALGYRPADDAEDFAAELGAFTEPHQGGRYTRYEYGGWATRPGDTREP; encoded by the coding sequence ATGACCGGACTCCCCGAATCCGTCCTCGTGACCGGAGCCGCCGGGAACATCGGCCAGGTGCTGCGGCGCACGCTGCTGCCGAAGATCGCGCGGGTGCGCCTGTCCGACCTCCGCGACGTCGGCCCGCTCGCCGCGCACGAGGAGTTCGTCCCCGCCGACCTCCTGGACCTCGACCAGGTGCGGGCGGCCGTGCGGGGCACCGAGGCGGTGATCCACCTCGGGGGCGTCTCCGACGAGGCCGGATTCGACGCGATCAAGGGCCCCAACCTGGAGGGCGTCTACAACGTCTTCGAGGCGTGCCGCAGGGAGGGCGTCCGGCTCGTCGTCAACACCAGCTCCAACCGCATCACCGGCTTCCACCCGGCAGGCACGACCCTCGACGGCGAGGAGGCCGTGCGGCCCGACGGCCTGTACGGCGCGGCCAAGGCGTTCGGGGAGGCGCTGGCCAGCCTGTACGCCGACCGCTTCGGCCTCGACGTGATCTCCGTACGCGTCGGCTCCTTCGAGGAGCGCCCCACCGAGCCGCGCCACCTGCACACCTGGCTGAGCCACGACGACGCGGCACGGCTCTACGGCGCCTGCCTGACCGCGCCGCCCGGCTCGGGACACGTGGTCGTCTACGGCGTCTCGCGCAACACGCGGTCGTGGTGGACCCAGAACGCCGCGGCGAGCGCCCTCGGCTACCGGCCGGCGGACGACGCGGAGGACTTCGCGGCCGAGCTGGGCGCTTTCACCGAGCCCCACCAGGGAGGCCGGTACACGCGCTACGAGTACGGCGGATGGGCCACCCGGCCCGGCGACACCCGCGAACCCTGA
- a CDS encoding ABC transporter permease subunit: MTSFFQSFPKELEEAARIDGCSRFGVFFRVVLPVARPASRAGTGPTGRPSWRARPGRRHPVLERRHAHRRDRRGPAQEDGDRHAARARLVSKVFGQGSRVSPGRVAHPPYS, encoded by the coding sequence ATGACCTCGTTCTTCCAGTCGTTCCCCAAGGAGCTGGAGGAGGCCGCGCGGATCGACGGCTGCTCGCGCTTCGGCGTGTTCTTCCGGGTCGTGTTGCCGGTGGCCAGGCCGGCTTCCAGGGCCGGCACCGGCCCGACTGGCCGGCCATCATGGCGGGCACGGCCTGGCCGGCGGCATCCGGTCCTTGAGCGCCGTCACGCTCACCGCCGCGACCGGCGCGGTCCTGCCCAGGAAGACGGGGACCGCCACGCAGCGCGCGCCCGGCTCGTTTCCAAGGTGTTCGGTCAGGGTTCGCGGGTGTCGCCGGGCCGGGTGGCCCATCCGCCGTACTCGTAG